Proteins from a single region of Segatella copri:
- a CDS encoding iron-sulfur cluster assembly scaffold protein → MIYSKEVDNMCVVAKGPNHGPAPIPEEGKWIQAKEIKDISGYTHGVGWCAPQQGACKLSLNIKEGVIQEALVETIGCTGMTHSAAMASEILPGKTILEALNTDLVCDAINTAMRELFLQIVYGRSQSAFSEGGLVIGAGLEDLGKGLRSQTGTLYGTVAKGTRYLELTEGYITKQFLDKDSQVCGYEYVHLGKMMEAIKNGMDANEAVKKFTGSYGRTTAEQGVVKAIDPRKE, encoded by the coding sequence ATGATCTATTCTAAAGAAGTAGACAACATGTGCGTTGTCGCTAAGGGTCCTAACCACGGACCAGCTCCAATTCCTGAAGAGGGAAAATGGATTCAGGCAAAAGAGATCAAAGACATCTCTGGTTATACTCACGGTGTGGGTTGGTGTGCTCCTCAGCAGGGTGCTTGCAAGCTCTCTTTGAACATCAAGGAAGGCGTTATTCAGGAGGCTCTTGTTGAGACTATCGGTTGTACTGGTATGACTCACTCAGCTGCTATGGCTTCTGAGATTCTCCCAGGCAAGACTATTCTTGAGGCTTTGAACACTGACCTCGTATGCGATGCTATCAATACAGCTATGCGCGAGCTCTTCCTCCAGATTGTTTACGGTCGTAGCCAGAGCGCTTTCTCTGAGGGCGGTCTCGTTATCGGTGCAGGTCTTGAGGACTTGGGTAAGGGTCTTCGTTCACAGACTGGTACTCTCTATGGTACTGTAGCTAAGGGTACACGTTACCTCGAGTTGACAGAGGGTTACATCACAAAGCAGTTCCTCGATAAGGACAGCCAGGTTTGTGGTTATGAGTATGTTCACCTCGGCAAGATGATGGAAGCTATCAAGAACGGTATGGACGCTAACGAGGCTGTCAAGAAGTTCACAGGTAGCTACGGTCGTACAACTGCTGAGCAGGGTGTTGTTAAAGCAATTGATCCACGTAAAGAATAA
- a CDS encoding GGGtGRT protein: MIRKVSYESQERREKQVLAALNANGIQSLEEANQICEDAGVDPYQMCEDTQRICFENAKWAYVAGAAIAIKKGAKTAADAAEAIGIGLQAFCIPGSVADDRKVGLGHGNLAARLLREETQCFAFLAGHESFAAAEGAIKIAEMANKVRKNPLRVILNGLGKDAAQIISRINGFTYVQTKFDYYTGELKVVNRIAYSDGPRAKVNCYGADDVREGVAINWSEDVDVSITGNSTNPTRFQHPVAGTYKKERIAAGKPYFSVASGGGTGRTLHPDNMAAGPASYGMTDTMGRMHSDAQFAGSSSVPAHVEMMGFLGMGNNPMVGATVAIAVAIDLAINKK; the protein is encoded by the coding sequence ATGATTAGAAAAGTAAGTTACGAAAGTCAGGAACGTCGCGAGAAGCAGGTTCTTGCTGCTCTTAATGCTAACGGTATTCAGAGCTTGGAAGAGGCTAATCAAATCTGCGAAGACGCAGGTGTTGACCCTTATCAGATGTGTGAAGATACTCAGCGTATCTGCTTCGAGAACGCTAAGTGGGCGTATGTAGCTGGTGCTGCTATCGCTATCAAGAAAGGTGCTAAGACTGCTGCTGACGCAGCTGAGGCTATCGGTATCGGTTTGCAGGCTTTCTGCATCCCTGGTTCTGTAGCTGACGACCGTAAGGTTGGTCTCGGTCACGGTAACTTGGCTGCTCGTTTGCTCCGTGAGGAGACTCAGTGCTTCGCTTTCTTGGCTGGTCACGAGTCTTTCGCTGCTGCTGAGGGTGCTATCAAGATTGCTGAGATGGCTAACAAGGTTCGCAAGAACCCATTGCGCGTTATCTTGAACGGTCTTGGTAAGGATGCTGCTCAGATCATCAGCCGCATCAACGGTTTCACATACGTACAGACAAAGTTCGACTACTATACAGGTGAGTTGAAGGTTGTTAACCGCATCGCTTACAGCGACGGTCCACGTGCTAAGGTTAACTGCTATGGCGCTGACGACGTTCGCGAGGGTGTTGCTATCAACTGGAGCGAGGATGTAGACGTATCAATCACAGGTAACTCTACAAACCCTACACGTTTCCAGCACCCAGTAGCTGGTACATACAAGAAGGAGCGTATTGCTGCTGGTAAGCCATACTTCTCAGTAGCTTCTGGTGGTGGTACAGGTCGTACTTTGCACCCAGATAACATGGCTGCAGGTCCTGCTTCTTACGGTATGACTGATACAATGGGTCGTATGCACTCAGACGCTCAGTTCGCAGGTTCTTCTTCAGTTCCTGCTCACGTAGAGATGATGGGCTTCCTCGGTATGGGTAACAACCCTATGGTAGGTGCTACTGTTGCTATCGCTGTAGCTATCGACCTCGCTATCAACAAGAAGTAA
- a CDS encoding 30S ribosomal protein S16 — translation MATKIRLQRGGRKSYAFYSIVIADVRAPRDGKFTEKIGTFNPNTNPATVDLNFERALYWVETGAQPTDTVRNILKGEGVYLMKHLKGGVKKGAFDDAEAQKRFDAWKNSKDAKISAVREGDAKAKKEAAAKELEAEKKMNEAIAKKVADKKAAAAAAEAEAKAAEEAPAEEAPAEA, via the coding sequence ATGGCAACAAAAATCAGATTGCAGCGCGGCGGTCGTAAAAGCTATGCTTTCTACAGCATCGTAATCGCTGACGTTAGAGCACCACGTGATGGTAAATTTACTGAGAAGATTGGTACTTTCAACCCTAATACCAATCCAGCTACTGTAGATTTGAATTTCGAGCGCGCACTCTACTGGGTAGAGACTGGTGCACAGCCAACAGACACAGTTCGCAACATCCTCAAGGGCGAGGGCGTTTACTTGATGAAGCACCTCAAGGGTGGCGTTAAGAAGGGCGCATTCGACGATGCTGAGGCTCAGAAGCGTTTCGACGCTTGGAAGAATAGCAAGGACGCTAAGATTTCTGCTGTTCGCGAGGGCGATGCTAAGGCAAAGAAGGAAGCTGCTGCTAAGGAGCTCGAGGCTGAAAAGAAGATGAACGAAGCAATCGCTAAGAAGGTAGCTGATAAGAAGGCTGCTGCAGCTGCTGCTGAGGCAGAGGCTAAGGCTGCTGAGGAAGCTCCTGCAGAGGAGGCTCCAGCTGAGGCTTAA
- a CDS encoding DUF4293 domain-containing protein gives MIQRKQTLFLLFAVIAIAICLFLPVASIAAKTMGGDTMVYNLGVVGEAGMQISTTCVPLFLLLAVSAIIALVNIFLYKNLKLQKSLCSLAMLFAGLWYVDYIVMFMGLIPVPEAEGTMKFQFAACLPLVAIIFEWMAMKGVNDDIKLLRAADRIR, from the coding sequence ATGATACAGCGTAAACAGACATTATTTCTGCTCTTTGCTGTCATCGCCATTGCTATCTGTCTTTTCCTTCCTGTCGCCAGCATCGCAGCTAAGACGATGGGAGGAGACACTATGGTTTATAATCTCGGAGTGGTAGGGGAGGCAGGAATGCAGATTTCAACTACTTGCGTTCCTCTGTTCCTTCTGCTCGCCGTTTCAGCCATCATAGCATTGGTAAACATCTTTTTGTACAAGAATCTGAAGCTTCAGAAATCACTCTGTTCACTTGCCATGCTTTTTGCAGGTTTATGGTATGTAGATTATATCGTGATGTTCATGGGCTTGATTCCTGTTCCTGAAGCAGAAGGAACGATGAAGTTTCAGTTTGCCGCTTGCCTTCCTTTGGTAGCAATCATATTCGAATGGATGGCAATGAAAGGTGTGAACGATGACATCAAACTCTTGAGAGCAGCAGACCGAATCAGATAA
- a CDS encoding DNA-directed RNA polymerase subunit omega, with the protein MDFKKSKAPVNTVTRNIMDLCDDTHNIYESVAIIAKRANQISIEIKQELSKKLQEFASYNDSLEEVFENREQIEISRYYEKLPKPTLLATEEFIENNIYWRDPTKTSAPMVHESEI; encoded by the coding sequence ATGGATTTCAAAAAATCAAAGGCACCAGTAAACACAGTAACTCGCAACATTATGGATCTCTGCGATGATACCCATAATATCTACGAGAGCGTAGCTATCATTGCAAAGCGCGCTAATCAGATTTCTATCGAAATCAAGCAGGAGTTGAGTAAGAAACTTCAGGAGTTTGCTTCTTACAACGATTCTTTGGAGGAAGTTTTTGAGAACCGCGAACAGATTGAAATCTCTCGCTACTACGAGAAGTTGCCAAAGCCAACTTTGCTCGCTACAGAAGAGTTTATTGAGAATAATATTTATTGGCGCGATCCTACCAAGACATCTGCACCAATGGTTCACGAGAGCGAAATTTAA
- a CDS encoding outer membrane protein assembly factor BamD, whose protein sequence is MKKLTLIASCVALLFSSCAHEYNQVLKSGDYTYKYEYAKQSYAQGKYSRAIPLLQELVTMKKGSTEGEECLYMLAMAEYGMKDYETAAEYFKKYYSSYPKGKFAENAKYFVGESLYQNAPEPRLDQSTTITAIAAFQEFLDLYPDARLKQQATNRLFALQDLLVEKEYKSAKLYFDMGTYFGNCTSGGNNYEACIVTAQNALKDYPYSNRREEFASLIMKGKYELAKMSVEKKQLERYQDAEDECYGFINEYPDSKDRALAEKYIEKCKQYEKEHPESALDQLGNNAN, encoded by the coding sequence ATGAAGAAATTGACTCTTATTGCATCGTGTGTTGCATTGCTCTTTTCGAGCTGTGCCCACGAATATAACCAGGTATTGAAATCAGGCGATTATACTTATAAGTATGAGTACGCCAAGCAGAGCTATGCCCAGGGCAAGTATTCCCGTGCCATTCCTCTTCTGCAGGAACTGGTAACGATGAAGAAAGGTTCTACCGAGGGTGAGGAATGTTTGTACATGCTGGCTATGGCCGAGTATGGTATGAAGGATTATGAGACTGCTGCAGAGTATTTCAAGAAGTATTACTCTTCTTATCCTAAAGGTAAGTTTGCTGAAAATGCAAAGTACTTTGTGGGAGAGAGTCTGTATCAGAATGCTCCAGAGCCTCGTCTTGACCAGAGTACCACGATTACAGCCATCGCAGCCTTTCAGGAGTTCCTGGATCTTTATCCGGATGCCCGACTCAAGCAGCAGGCTACAAACCGCCTTTTTGCTCTTCAGGACCTCTTGGTTGAGAAGGAGTATAAGAGTGCCAAGCTCTATTTTGATATGGGCACCTATTTCGGCAACTGTACCAGCGGAGGCAATAATTATGAGGCTTGTATCGTAACTGCACAAAATGCGCTTAAGGATTATCCTTACAGCAACCGACGCGAGGAGTTTGCATCGCTCATCATGAAAGGCAAATATGAACTGGCAAAGATGAGTGTCGAGAAAAAGCAGCTGGAGCGCTATCAGGATGCGGAGGATGAGTGTTATGGCTTTATCAACGAATATCCTGATTCAAAGGACCGTGCACTTGCCGAGAAGTATATTGAGAAGTGCAAGCAGTACGAGAAAGAGCATCCGGAGTCAGCTCTCGACCAGCTTGGCAATAATGCCAATTAA
- the uvrB gene encoding excinuclease ABC subunit UvrB, which translates to MDFKITSKYKPTGDQPQAIRQLTEGVLEGDPAQVLLGVTGSGKTFTVANVIANVGKPTLILSHNKTLAAQLYQEMKGFFPENAVEYYVSYYDYYQPEAYLPTTDTYIEKDLAINDEIDKLRLGAVSALLSGRKDVIVVSSVSCIYGMGGPVAMQENIIKIHRGQRLDRNEFLRKLVDALYVRNDIELQRGNFRVKGETVDIFMAYSDHVLRVTWWDDEIDSIEEVDSLTYHRLASFEDYEIYPANLFVTTKEQQESAIRRIQDDLVKQVEFFKSIGDGIKAQRIKERVEYDMEMIKELGHCSGIENYSRYFDGRHEGERPYCLLDFFPKDFLLVVDESHVSIPQIGAMYGGDRARKKNLVEYGFRLPAAFDNRPLKFEEFHDLIPQAIYVSATPADYELREAEGVVVEQLIRPTGLLDPEIEVRPSENQIDDLLDEILTRTHRNERVLITTLTKRMAEELTEFLLNHNVKAAYIHSDVATLDRVKIMNDLRAGVYDVLVGVNLLREGLDLPEVSLVAILDADKEGFLRSHRSLTQTAGRAARNVNGKVIMYADNITDSMQKTIDETARRRSIQLKYNADHGITPKQIVKAITSALPTSKEEGAKIVPMGAEGSKPRVYVEPESAAFVADPIVRSMSKEELEKSIANTTALMKQAAKDLDFMQAAQYRDEIIRLQKELEEKG; encoded by the coding sequence ATGGATTTTAAGATTACATCAAAATATAAGCCAACTGGCGACCAGCCGCAAGCCATCAGGCAACTCACAGAGGGGGTGCTTGAAGGAGACCCTGCACAGGTGTTGTTGGGTGTAACCGGCTCGGGTAAAACCTTTACGGTGGCAAACGTGATTGCCAACGTGGGGAAGCCTACGCTCATCTTGAGCCACAACAAGACTCTTGCCGCCCAACTGTATCAGGAGATGAAGGGTTTCTTCCCTGAGAACGCTGTAGAATATTATGTTTCATACTACGACTATTATCAGCCGGAAGCTTATCTGCCAACGACTGATACATATATAGAAAAAGACCTCGCCATCAATGATGAAATAGACAAGTTGCGACTCGGTGCTGTTTCTGCCCTTCTCTCGGGCAGAAAGGATGTCATCGTTGTCTCATCCGTATCGTGCATCTATGGTATGGGCGGACCTGTGGCGATGCAGGAGAACATCATCAAGATTCATCGCGGGCAGCGACTCGACAGAAATGAATTTCTGAGAAAACTCGTTGATGCACTTTACGTTAGAAATGACATAGAACTGCAACGTGGCAACTTTAGAGTGAAAGGCGAAACGGTTGACATCTTTATGGCTTACAGCGATCATGTTTTGCGCGTAACATGGTGGGACGATGAGATTGACAGTATCGAAGAAGTGGATTCGCTCACTTATCACCGCCTTGCCTCGTTCGAAGATTACGAGATTTATCCAGCCAACCTTTTCGTAACAACAAAAGAACAGCAGGAAAGTGCCATTCGCAGAATTCAGGACGACCTGGTTAAACAGGTAGAATTCTTCAAGAGTATTGGAGATGGAATCAAGGCACAGCGCATCAAGGAACGTGTAGAATATGATATGGAAATGATCAAGGAATTGGGCCACTGTTCGGGCATCGAGAACTATTCCCGATATTTTGATGGCAGACACGAAGGCGAACGCCCATATTGCCTGCTCGATTTCTTCCCTAAAGATTTCCTGCTGGTGGTTGACGAGAGCCATGTGAGCATCCCGCAGATTGGAGCCATGTATGGAGGCGACCGGGCACGAAAGAAGAACCTGGTAGAATATGGCTTCCGTTTGCCTGCAGCCTTCGATAACCGTCCGCTGAAATTCGAGGAATTTCACGATCTCATTCCGCAGGCCATCTACGTAAGTGCAACTCCGGCAGACTATGAATTGAGAGAAGCCGAAGGCGTGGTTGTAGAACAGTTGATTCGTCCTACAGGACTCCTGGACCCGGAAATCGAAGTCCGTCCAAGTGAGAATCAGATAGATGATCTTCTGGACGAAATATTAACAAGAACACACCGCAACGAGCGAGTTCTGATTACGACTCTTACAAAGCGTATGGCAGAAGAACTCACCGAGTTCCTGCTCAACCACAACGTAAAGGCTGCCTATATCCACAGTGATGTGGCAACCTTAGACCGAGTAAAGATCATGAACGATCTCCGTGCAGGAGTATACGATGTACTGGTGGGTGTCAACCTGTTACGAGAAGGACTCGACTTGCCGGAAGTTTCGCTCGTAGCTATTCTCGATGCAGATAAGGAAGGTTTCCTGCGCAGTCACCGTTCTCTGACCCAGACGGCAGGCCGTGCAGCCCGAAATGTGAACGGCAAGGTAATCATGTATGCAGACAACATCACAGACAGCATGCAGAAAACGATAGATGAAACAGCCCGCCGCCGAAGCATCCAGTTGAAATACAATGCCGACCATGGCATTACTCCAAAACAGATTGTGAAAGCAATAACCTCAGCTCTGCCTACCAGCAAGGAAGAAGGAGCAAAGATTGTTCCGATGGGAGCAGAGGGTTCTAAGCCTCGCGTCTACGTGGAACCGGAAAGTGCAGCCTTCGTTGCCGACCCTATTGTTCGCAGTATGAGCAAGGAAGAATTGGAGAAGAGCATTGCCAATACTACGGCATTGATGAAGCAAGCTGCCAAAGACCTCGACTTCATGCAAGCTGCCCAATATCGCGATGAAATCATCCGATTGCAGAAGGAATTGGAAGAAAAGGGATAA
- a CDS encoding IMPACT family protein, giving the protein MIDEFKTISDTIGEGYYTEKRSKFLAFAHHVTTVDEVKEIVAGYRKKYYDARHCCYAYMLGPERTEFRANDDGEPSSTAGKPILGQITKSELTDILIVVIRYFGGVKLGTSGLIVAYREAAIDALAHCEEVTQQIEEIVTYDFTYPMMNDVMRIVKDMNPRILDQTFDNTCSIKLSIRKSEAEQLRSRLKKLSFE; this is encoded by the coding sequence ATGATAGACGAATTTAAGACTATATCAGATACGATAGGCGAGGGATATTACACCGAGAAAAGGAGTAAGTTTCTCGCCTTTGCTCACCATGTTACAACTGTTGACGAGGTGAAGGAAATTGTTGCCGGGTACCGTAAGAAATATTACGATGCCCGACATTGTTGTTATGCATATATGCTAGGTCCTGAACGGACAGAGTTCCGTGCCAATGATGATGGCGAACCTTCTTCTACGGCAGGAAAACCAATCCTTGGTCAAATCACGAAATCAGAATTGACGGATATTTTAATTGTCGTCATCCGATATTTCGGAGGCGTGAAATTGGGAACCAGCGGACTCATTGTTGCCTATCGTGAAGCTGCCATTGATGCTTTGGCTCATTGTGAGGAGGTTACGCAACAGATAGAGGAAATCGTAACCTATGATTTTACTTATCCGATGATGAATGATGTGATGAGGATAGTCAAAGATATGAATCCGCGTATCCTGGATCAGACTTTCGATAATACTTGCAGCATCAAACTTTCTATCAGAAAGAGCGAGGCTGAGCAGTTGCGTTCCCGTCTGAAAAAGCTGTCGTTTGAATAG
- a CDS encoding DUF1015 domain-containing protein, which produces MAIVKPFKGVRPPKNLVEQVESRPYDVLNSEEARAEAGDNEKSLYHIIKPEINFEPGTSEYDPRVYESAAENFRKFQENGWLKQDDKEQYYIYAQTMNGKTQYGLVVGAYVNDYMTGVIKKHELTRRDKEEDRMKHVRVCNANIEPVFFACPDNEVLNELLMRYAATTPEYDFIAPIDGFRHQFWVVSDDQDIATITTEFAKMPSLYIADGHHRSAAAAQVGAEKAKQNPNHTGKEEYNYFMAVCFQASQLTILDYNRVVKDLNGLTSDQFLDALTKNFEVIDIDAINVNVSGDDEGIPCYEKMAIDDAISQFGLDILKPAALHSFLLYLDGKWYGLFAKPGTYDDADPIGVLDVDISSRLILDEILGIKDLRSDKRIDFVGGLRGLGELKRRVDSGEMKMALALHPVSMQQIMDIADSGKIMPPKATWFEPKLRSGLIIHKLD; this is translated from the coding sequence ATGGCAATAGTAAAACCTTTTAAGGGAGTAAGACCTCCTAAAAATCTCGTCGAGCAGGTTGAGTCTCGTCCTTACGATGTTCTCAATTCAGAGGAAGCACGTGCCGAGGCAGGCGATAACGAGAAGAGCCTTTATCATATTATTAAACCTGAAATCAATTTCGAACCAGGTACTTCTGAGTACGATCCTCGCGTTTATGAAAGCGCTGCAGAGAACTTCAGAAAGTTCCAGGAGAATGGCTGGTTAAAACAGGATGATAAGGAACAGTATTATATCTATGCACAGACGATGAACGGCAAGACTCAGTATGGTCTTGTGGTAGGTGCGTATGTAAACGACTATATGACGGGTGTCATCAAGAAACATGAGCTGACACGCCGCGATAAGGAAGAAGATCGTATGAAGCATGTGCGTGTATGCAATGCCAATATCGAACCAGTATTCTTCGCTTGTCCTGATAATGAGGTGCTTAACGAACTTCTGATGCGTTATGCAGCAACAACACCGGAATATGATTTCATTGCTCCAATTGATGGTTTCCGTCATCAGTTCTGGGTTGTAAGCGATGATCAGGATATTGCCACAATTACAACGGAATTTGCCAAGATGCCTAGCCTTTATATTGCTGACGGTCATCACCGTTCTGCAGCTGCAGCTCAGGTAGGTGCAGAAAAAGCTAAGCAGAATCCTAATCATACAGGTAAGGAGGAATATAACTACTTTATGGCAGTTTGTTTCCAGGCAAGTCAGCTTACCATTCTCGATTATAACCGAGTTGTGAAGGATTTGAACGGTCTGACTTCTGATCAGTTCCTCGATGCTCTGACAAAGAATTTCGAGGTGATAGATATTGATGCAATCAATGTGAATGTATCTGGTGATGATGAGGGTATACCTTGCTATGAAAAGATGGCTATTGATGATGCTATCAGCCAGTTTGGCTTGGATATTCTGAAACCAGCTGCTCTCCATTCTTTTCTCCTCTATCTGGATGGTAAATGGTACGGTTTGTTTGCCAAGCCAGGAACCTATGATGATGCTGATCCAATCGGCGTGCTCGATGTGGATATTTCATCTCGCCTGATTCTTGATGAAATTCTGGGTATCAAGGATTTACGTTCTGATAAGCGCATCGACTTTGTTGGTGGTCTTCGCGGTCTCGGTGAGTTGAAACGTCGTGTGGATAGCGGTGAGATGAAGATGGCACTTGCTTTGCATCCGGTTTCTATGCAGCAGATTATGGACATCGCTGACAGTGGTAAGATTATGCCACCTAAGGCAACATGGTTTGAACCTAAGTTGCGTAGCGGTTTGATTATTCACAAATTGGATTAA
- a CDS encoding NAD(P)-dependent oxidoreductase, with the protein MKVLVATEKPFAAAAVDGIKKEIEGAGNELVLLEKYTEKAQLLDAVKDVDAMIIRSDKADAEVLDAAKNLKIIVRAGAGYDNIDLAAATAHNVVAENTPGQNSNAVAELVFGLLVFTVRNFYNGKAGSELKGKKLGILAFGNVGRNVARIAKGFGMEVAAYDAFCPADVIEAAGVHAVKSQDELFQTCDIVSLHIPATPETIKSIDYKTVNQLPKGGILINTARKEVINEPELLKLLAEREDLKFITDIKPDADADFAKFEGRYFSTPKKMGAQTAEANINAGIAAAKQINAFFKDGCTKFQVNK; encoded by the coding sequence ATGAAAGTATTAGTTGCAACAGAAAAACCATTTGCAGCAGCTGCTGTAGATGGAATCAAAAAAGAAATAGAAGGAGCGGGCAACGAACTTGTCTTGCTCGAAAAGTATACAGAGAAAGCTCAGCTTCTCGATGCAGTGAAGGATGTGGACGCGATGATTATCCGCTCTGACAAGGCTGATGCCGAGGTGCTCGATGCAGCAAAGAACTTGAAGATTATCGTTCGTGCTGGTGCAGGTTATGATAACATCGACCTTGCTGCTGCTACTGCTCATAATGTAGTGGCTGAGAATACTCCTGGTCAGAACTCTAACGCAGTAGCTGAGTTGGTATTCGGTCTGCTGGTTTTCACCGTTCGTAATTTCTACAACGGCAAGGCTGGTTCTGAGTTGAAGGGTAAGAAATTGGGTATTCTTGCTTTCGGTAATGTTGGTCGAAATGTGGCTCGCATTGCCAAGGGATTTGGCATGGAAGTAGCTGCTTACGATGCATTCTGCCCAGCTGATGTTATCGAGGCTGCCGGTGTGCATGCTGTAAAGTCACAGGATGAGTTGTTCCAGACTTGTGACATCGTTTCTCTTCATATCCCTGCTACTCCAGAGACTATCAAGAGCATCGACTACAAGACTGTAAACCAGTTGCCTAAGGGTGGCATCCTCATCAATACAGCGCGTAAGGAGGTTATCAATGAGCCTGAGCTCCTGAAACTTCTTGCTGAGCGAGAGGACTTGAAGTTCATCACTGATATCAAGCCTGATGCCGATGCAGACTTTGCCAAGTTCGAGGGTCGCTACTTCTCAACTCCTAAGAAGATGGGTGCACAGACTGCTGAAGCAAATATCAATGCCGGTATTGCAGCAGCTAAGCAGATTAATGCGTTCTTTAAGGATGGATGCACTAAGTTCCAGGTAAATAAGTAA
- the serC gene encoding 3-phosphoserine/phosphohydroxythreonine transaminase has product MKKYNFNAGPSMLPREVIENTAKQILDFNGSGLSLMEISHRAKDFQPVVDEAVSLFKELLDIPEGYSVIFLGGGASLQFMQIPANFLIKKAAYINSGTWAKKAMKEAKHFGEVVEIASSSDANFTFYPQVPNTVPADCDYLHLTSNNTIYGTELRVDPDVNVPLISDMSSDIMSRPVDVSKYTAIYAGAQKNLSMAGVTVIIVKDDMLGKAPRELPTMLDYRTHVEKGSMFNTPPVVPIYTLMENLRWLKANGGVEAADKRAHERAEVLYAEIDRNKLFKGTVEEASRSLMNICFVMNDEYKELEKPFLDFATERGMVGIKGHRSVGGFRASCYNAQTMEGVQALVKAMQDFEAQH; this is encoded by the coding sequence ATGAAGAAGTACAATTTTAACGCAGGTCCATCAATGCTTCCACGCGAAGTGATTGAGAACACAGCAAAGCAGATTTTGGATTTTAATGGTTCAGGTCTTTCATTGATGGAAATCAGCCACCGTGCTAAGGATTTCCAGCCAGTAGTTGATGAGGCAGTCTCCTTATTCAAGGAGCTTCTTGACATTCCTGAGGGTTATTCCGTAATCTTCCTTGGTGGTGGTGCGTCATTGCAGTTTATGCAGATTCCAGCAAACTTCCTCATCAAGAAGGCTGCCTACATTAATTCTGGCACTTGGGCTAAGAAGGCAATGAAAGAGGCGAAGCATTTTGGTGAGGTCGTGGAGATCGCATCATCGTCCGACGCCAATTTCACTTTCTATCCACAGGTTCCTAACACAGTACCAGCCGATTGTGATTACTTGCATTTGACAAGCAACAATACTATATATGGTACTGAACTCCGTGTAGATCCTGATGTAAACGTACCATTGATTTCTGATATGTCTTCAGATATCATGAGCCGTCCAGTAGATGTTTCTAAGTATACTGCCATCTATGCAGGTGCTCAGAAGAATCTTTCTATGGCAGGTGTTACCGTTATCATCGTAAAGGATGATATGCTCGGCAAGGCTCCTCGCGAGCTTCCTACAATGCTCGATTATCGTACTCACGTAGAGAAGGGCAGTATGTTTAATACTCCTCCTGTTGTTCCTATCTATACTTTGATGGAGAATCTCCGCTGGTTGAAGGCTAACGGTGGTGTTGAGGCAGCTGATAAGCGTGCTCACGAACGTGCTGAAGTTCTTTATGCTGAAATCGACCGCAACAAACTCTTCAAGGGTACTGTTGAAGAAGCATCCCGTTCTTTGATGAACATCTGCTTCGTGATGAACGATGAGTACAAGGAGTTGGAGAAGCCATTCCTCGACTTCGCTACAGAGCGTGGCATGGTAGGTATCAAGGGTCACCGCTCAGTGGGTGGTTTCCGTGCCAGCTGCTACAATGCACAGACCATGGAGGGTGTTCAGGCACTCGTCAAGGCCATGCAGGATTTTGAAGCACAACATTAA